A segment of the Candidatus Peregrinibacteria bacterium genome:
TGCGAAAAATCTCGAAATGATATTTGTAGGTGCATATGATGGGGAGAGCTATATTATTTGGGATTTTAGTGAAAGGAATGATGTTCAATAAGAGAAAAAATAAATTGTGAATGAATAGCAGAAATAAGACCCTCTCCTCGTCCCGCAATGCGGGACTGCAGAAACGAAGTATTAAAATGAATTTAAGGTCGCCCGAGGACGGGCGACTCGTGTTGAAATCATCCGTTCCAGAGCGAGAGGATCAAAGGAAAAAATTGTCAAAAAAAAGCTCTCCCTACTTATACTTCTCCCTGAGATGTTTTCTGAGCGCTGGTCCAAGGTCATCACGTTTCAACGCAAAATCAATGGTGGCCTTTAAAAATCCAATTTTTCCACCAGTATCATACCTCGTCCCCGAGATCTTTTTTGCGTAAATTTTATGAGATCCAATTACATAGCGGAACCCATCAATTAACCGAAGCTCTCCATCTCTGCTCTTTTCCGCCTTTTCAATAGCGCCAAATATTTCCGGGGTGCAGATGTATTTTCCAATAATTCCAAGGTTTGAAGGAGCGCTCTTTGGACTTGGTTTTTCTACCATTCCGCGAAGCAAAAACATATCGTTCGTATCTGTATTCGGCGCAGGATCGACAACACCGTAGCTCGAAATATCCGACATGTGCACTTCTTGCACTCCGATAATCATACTTTTGGTTTTTTCATACGCTTCCATGAGTTGTTTTATGGCTGGTATTTTGGAATCAATAATATCGTCACCAAAAAGAACAGCAAATGGTTCATCATCGTTAATGAGCTCGCGTGCGCAGAGAAGAGCATGACCATCTCCAAGCGGTCTATTTTGCCTCACATATACAAATTTTGCGAGATTTTCAATTCCTCGAACTTCTTTGAGAAGGTTCAATTTTTGATTTTCCACGAGAGTGTGCTCAAGTTCAAATGATGTATCAAAATGATCCTCAATTGCACGTTTTCCTCTTCCAGTAATGATAATAATTTCTTCAATTCCCGACTGAACGGCTTCTTCGACGAGATACTGAATAACCGGTTTGTCGACAATAGGAAGCATCTCCTTTGGCATTGCTTTGGTGAACGGGAGAAATCTCGTGCCAAATCCTGCGGCTGGGAAAATTGCCTTTCGAATGCGCTTTTTCATGCTTTTTCTGAAAGTTACTAGCGGAGTATAGCGCGATAGATCAAAACATTCAATCTCGGCATTTCTTCTCATCTCATTTTTCTTTGCAGGCTTTGTACGCTTTGAGAATAATCTCCATCGCTTCTTCCTCATTTCGCACTTGGTGAATATTTTCCAAATCTTCAGGAGATATATAGCCATCTTTGAGAGGGAAGTCTGCCACCCACTGCATAAAGTGTTCCCACATTTCTCCATAAAGAATGATCGGGAGAGAAGGGATATGTTTTACTTGGGAAAGTTGCCAGGAATAAAAGAATTCCAAAGATGTTCCTACTCCACCAGGCATAATAACAACTGCTCCGGAAAGCATCATAAACGTATCGAGCCTTTTTGAGAATACTGCAAAATGTTCTCGAACATCGAGATGCTTATTCGGAAAGTTTTCTTTTGGAAGGTCTATGGTAAGTCCGATGGAATGAGCGCCATTTTTTCCTCGCCCATGCTCATGTCCAGCGTTCGCTGCTTCCATAAGTCCTGGGCCTCCGCCAGTAACAATGTCAAAATGATGTTTTCCTATTTCTGAAGCGAGCTCAAAAACTTGTTCATAACAGAGATCATTTTTTTTAATGCGCGCGGATCCAAAAATTGCTACTCGAAAATGATTTTTTTTCAATTCCTGAGCCAATGTTTGCCAAGTATTTTTCTGAATTTTTCGTTTCATGATTTAGAATTCAGATGGAACTTTTATTGGTGGGGGAGTTGCCCTCACTTGTTCTGAAATGGCAAATGAAACACACGTATTTCCCGCTTCGTGAATCCAAGCGCCATTTTCTTCGGCTCCATAATACGGGGTATATGCTGTCCTTGGATTTTGCTTTGTATTTGTTTCAAAATTTGCACAGAGGGCATATTTTTCGGCTTCTAATTTCTTGTACTCGAGATTTTGTTCTTTCAAATATTTAGAATTTGGAAAGTAGTACTTGCCTCCTTCAAATACATCTTTTGATTCTGGAAGTGCTTGATGGTCTACATAATAACTCTCAACTGCGTATTTCATATTTATAATTTCTTGAGAGAGTTGCTCATCTTTCTGCCGCGCTCTCGCTTTGCTTGGGCTTTCAATCATAAAAACTGACCACGTAAGAGGAGCAAGAATCAAAACCAAAAATATGTATGTCCAAATTTTATTTTTTTGTAGTCTGCTTTTTTCGGATTTATTTTTCATATCGGTGAAATAGTAGAGAAAAATTGTTCCCGAAAGGATGAATACTACCGCTACTTTCAAAAGGAATGTGATGGTGTAATCACCGTCAAGGAGCGAACGCAAAAGCGTTACGAGTGTCACAATGCTTACGACTACAGTTCCGAAGAGAATAAAATATGTGAGCCACTTCCGAAGGGCAGAATCCTCGTCAAGATCTTTTCGAGAAAGGCTTCTGTTTATGTAGCGAGTGCTGAAAAAAAATATCGGAGCGGTAATACTAGCGAAGGAAATTCCCGTTTTCAACATCTCTTGGAAATTGTAGTAATACCAGTTTTGCAAATCGTTCGAAAAAAAATAGTCGACAATTTGAAAGAGAAGCATCCCTATTCCTATGGAGGACATCGTGAGAGTGAAAAAACTGGTCAGATACCAAAATGCATGCTTTGCATTCTCAGAAGATTTTTGGAGTTTCATGAAAAATAATAAAAATGTATAAAATATGTATTCTTGTACTAAAAATTTATCCTAAAAGAAAACGTGAATCCAAGGCAGAAACACCTTTTCCTTTTGAAAGTACAAGAAGCGGATTAATATCGAGTTCCTTGATTTCAGGAATTTCGAGAGAAAGCCGAGATATCTGCACGATGGTCTCGGCAAGTTTTTCAATA
Coding sequences within it:
- a CDS encoding LOG family protein, which codes for MKRKIQKNTWQTLAQELKKNHFRVAIFGSARIKKNDLCYEQVFELASEIGKHHFDIVTGGGPGLMEAANAGHEHGRGKNGAHSIGLTIDLPKENFPNKHLDVREHFAVFSKRLDTFMMLSGAVVIMPGGVGTSLEFFYSWQLSQVKHIPSLPIILYGEMWEHFMQWVADFPLKDGYISPEDLENIHQVRNEEEAMEIILKAYKACKEK
- the galU gene encoding UTP--glucose-1-phosphate uridylyltransferase GalU; protein product: MKKRIRKAIFPAAGFGTRFLPFTKAMPKEMLPIVDKPVIQYLVEEAVQSGIEEIIIITGRGKRAIEDHFDTSFELEHTLVENQKLNLLKEVRGIENLAKFVYVRQNRPLGDGHALLCARELINDDEPFAVLFGDDIIDSKIPAIKQLMEAYEKTKSMIIGVQEVHMSDISSYGVVDPAPNTDTNDMFLLRGMVEKPSPKSAPSNLGIIGKYICTPEIFGAIEKAEKSRDGELRLIDGFRYVIGSHKIYAKKISGTRYDTGGKIGFLKATIDFALKRDDLGPALRKHLREKYK